One window of Aspergillus oryzae RIB40 DNA, chromosome 3 genomic DNA carries:
- a CDS encoding lytic polysaccharide monooxygenase auxiliary activity family 9 protein (predicted protein), with product MKLSFLALAAIAPFVSAHYFFDTLIVDGKESSPNQYVRSNTRPAKYNPTKWVNTRDDMTPDMPDFRCNKGSFTFAGQTGTAEVKAGSKLAMKLGVGATMKHPGPALVYMSKAPSTAKTYQGDGDWFKIYEEGICDKNKDVKSDAWCSYDKDRVEFTIPKDLADGEYLIRAEHIGVHGAHAGEAEFYYECAQVKVVGGGNGTPGPTVKFPGAYKKTDPSFTYSVWGGYKDYPMPGPQVWTGSSGSKHFSKVVDVNATGATSSQGNAATFDGSFTRREHARDFSY from the exons atgaagctctCTTTTCTCGCTCTTGCGGCCATCGCACCCTTCGTGTCGGCCCATTACTTCTTCGACACCCTCATCGTCGACGGCAAGGAGAGTTCCCCCAACCAATATGTCCGCTCCAACACCCGACCCGCCAAGTACAACCCAACCAAATGGGTCAACACCCGCGACGACATGACCCCCGACATGCCTGACTTCCGCTGCAACAAGGGGTCATTCACCTTCGCTGGCCAAACTGGTACGGCGGAGGTCAAGGCTGGATCCAAGCTTGCCATGAAGCTCGGTGTTGGTGCTACGATGAAGCACCCTGGCCCTGCACTGGTGTATATGTCCAAGGCTCCCAGCACGGCCAAGACATACCAGGGCGATGGCGACTGGTTCAAGATCTACGAGGAGGGCATCTGtgacaagaacaaggacgTGAAAAGTGACGCCTGGTGCTCTTACGACAAGGATCGGGTAGAGTTTACCATTCCTAAGGATCTGGCCGATGGGGAGTATCTTATTCGGGCGGAGCATATCG GTGTGCATGGTGCACACGCTGGAGAGGCCGAGTTCTATTACGA ATGCGCTCAAGTCAAAGTTGTCGGTGGCGGAAATGGAACCCCCGGTCCTACTGTCAAGTTCCCCGGTGCTTACAAGAAAACTGATCCCTCGTTCACCTACAGTGTTTGGGGTGGCTACAAGGACTATCCCATGCCTGGTCCGCAGGTCTGGACTGGTTCGTCGGGATCTAAACACTTCTCGAAGGTTGTTGACGTTAATGCTACCGGTGCTACTTCTTCTCAGGGGAATGCGGCTACTTTCGACGGCAGCTTCACTCGTCGTGAGCACGCTCGTGACTT